The DNA window GAGAGCAGCTCTGCCCAGAAAACTGCATCGGTATCTGGCAGTTCACCAAAATAGTCTTCTCCTTGGAACTGCAGCACAAAGCGTACCACTTCATCATTGATCACTTTCAGGACATTGTTTCCTGTGAGGAGTTCTTCCAGCTCTCCGTAGAGGAGCTAGTTGAATTCCTCGAGAGAGACGACCTCAATGTGAGAAATGAAAGATCTGTGTTTGAGGCTGTTACTCACTGGATTGGCCACAGACCTGAGGAACGAGATGGACACATCAGCCTTCTCTTGTCTAAGGTAAGATCACTTTTTCCACACTGGATTGATGTGAGATTTACTTCTTTAGCATGTAGCTAGCTGTGTTCTCATGATTGCAACAGAAATCCTTACAGTAAGACAAATTCAAGTCAACCAGATCAGTCCAATAGGTTTAGGGTGTGTCTGCTCCCCATCCTGTTCACACATTAGATTTCCTGAATCAAGTGCAGTCTCAACCTTTCCCTTCTCAATCATATACGGGGCATATTTAAGCACTCTTGAGACACTGCTTACAGCTCACGTTTCTTAATTGATGTTTCCTTGCTCCTTAATCCTCCCTTGCACCTGAAGTTGTTCTAGATGTGCTAATTTTACAGGCCATCACAAAGCTCTTAATTCTTAGAGAGATCTTTTCCTTGCCTCTCTCCATGCATCCCTGGTGGAAGGTTCAAAGATGCAATAAGGGAATCATACTGTAGATGCaatctaaaaaacacaaattgtgtTTTAACTAATTGATGTTGTAACTGGCAACCTAGCTAAGTAGCCTATTAGCCTCCTGCTAATTCGTACATTTGGTTGGGTCATGAATCATTGAGAGAGGAActgacatgtttatttgttgactTTAACAAATGTACAGAGAATCACTCTTCTTATGATATAAAGATAACAAGTTAGTTTGATCAAACCATTATGAGATTCACTGAACTAAAGTCAAATAGGTTTGATTCACGGAGGTCCTGTTTTTCACTCTCTAGGTCCGGCTGGCTACGACGAGTCTAGAGTACATCAGGATCCATGTCATGTCCAATGAGCTGGTGAGAAATGACCTTTCATGCATGGAGGCCCTTGAAGCCTTGTACGACACCATCACAAACAGGCCATCGCTGTCTGGTCTCTTCAACCTGTTTGTCCGCCCTCGCCTGCCTCCTGCCGTCCTGCTGGCGCTCGGAGGCTGGAGCGGTGGCGATCCGACTCATGGCATCGAGGCATACGATGTTCAAGCCGACCATTGGATCAACGTGACAAACGATCTGGAGCGTCCCCGGGCCTACCACGGCACTGCATTCCTCGACGGGTGCGTGTACTGTGTTGGTGGCTTTGATCGTGTGGAGCATTTCAACAGCGTGCGCCGGTTGGACCTGAGCACATACACCTGGCATGAAGCGGCACCAATGTACTGCCGTCGCTGCTACGTGAGTGTTACCGTGCTCAATGGATACATATATGCCCTGGGAGGCTACGATGGGCATGTACGACTCAACGCTGCTGAGCGCTACAAGCCTGAGACCAACCAGTGGAGTCTTATCGCACCCATGAACATGCAGAGGAGCGACGCCAGCTGCACTTCACTCGACAACAAGgtagagcaaaaaaaagagctggGACTAAAAGAGGAGTATGACAGAGACTGGAACattgatcatttgttttgtgAACTACTTGAGACTCATAGTCGACTGAGTCTACTACATAGTCTTACACTAGCAGAACTTTAGGGCTTTGTGTAAAGAAAACTATTAGATGAGGTAGAAGACCAAAGTTAGTTTGATGACCTTGTGAATGTTTATTTAAGTAAGTAGGAATATTGTCCAGAGGGTAGAGTCCAACTTAATTATGTCAAGATTTTATAATATTCTGTGCAGACTGAAAAAGTGTAACCTCCAccataactcattatttattaaaagtgcaatataataataatgaataatatgtccatgataacaaagtgcaatattgaaacaaacagtacaataatcttgaaaatgtgtgtatatattccatctgactcttattcctgtaaatatttcttgtacctattattgaaatcttacttacattcctattctatttgattaatatttttcttactatatttctactgctatattgtatatttggagcaactgtaacaatcgaatttccctctcggattaataaagtatttctgattctgatctgtGTTAAGTGGTGCGAGTTGCAGTATTGCCCTCTTCTACACTTGACTAACACATTCTTCACTAAATGTTTGCTCACACCTGAAATTATTTAACATGTAGATAACATGATACTGCTGTTTATATTGACattgacatttaaaagtaatCTGACAAAGTTTAGAAAATGGTACATTTCTTAATAACCCTTGTGTTCTACACAGGTTTACATTTGTGGTGGCTTCAATGGAAACGAGTGCCTGCCTTCATGTGAATATTACATCCCTGAGACCAACCAGTGGACAATGATCAGCCCCATGATCAGCCGGCGCAGTGGAATTGGAGTCATTTCTTATGGAGGATTTGTCTATGCAGTAAGTTCATATTATCACTGCCTACTTATAAACTTAAAaacttaacaacaacaacaatgatgttTACACAATGTTCATTCTCTTAGTTTAGCAGGTTAGCATGCCAACAAAAGCAAAAGCCATCACAATCCTCAAACATAAAATGATTTGTCAATTATC is part of the Labrus mixtus chromosome 16, fLabMix1.1, whole genome shotgun sequence genome and encodes:
- the LOC132991531 gene encoding kelch-like protein 10, which translates into the protein MMQLIIEFAYTGSVPITEENVQQLLLAADQLNVMDIVKTCCDFLGEQLCPENCIGIWQFTKIVFSLELQHKAYHFIIDHFQDIVSCEEFFQLSVEELVEFLERDDLNVRNERSVFEAVTHWIGHRPEERDGHISLLLSKVRLATTSLEYIRIHVMSNELVRNDLSCMEALEALYDTITNRPSLSGLFNLFVRPRLPPAVLLALGGWSGGDPTHGIEAYDVQADHWINVTNDLERPRAYHGTAFLDGCVYCVGGFDRVEHFNSVRRLDLSTYTWHEAAPMYCRRCYVSVTVLNGYIYALGGYDGHVRLNAAERYKPETNQWSLIAPMNMQRSDASCTSLDNKVYICGGFNGNECLPSCEYYIPETNQWTMISPMISRRSGIGVISYGGFVYAVGGFDGNARLRSIEAYNPQTNTWHAVSSMLTPRSNFGIEVIDDKLFAVGGFNGFTTSDSVEFYDASTNVWSEAADMEIFRSAVSCCVVTGIPNMTKLTVPQNSLLLMEVESVESGESD